The following are encoded together in the Hemicordylus capensis ecotype Gifberg chromosome 4, rHemCap1.1.pri, whole genome shotgun sequence genome:
- the LOC128324680 gene encoding uncharacterized protein LOC128324680, whose protein sequence is MLVPRSLPEPCITNDILGRELNEETSVPGSLPEPHVPTDIMEQELNEETSVPRSLPEPCIHTDILEGELNEATSVPGSLPASHGPAACLRSPGSGSLSSSASLEVGSIPPSTSTSSFLLHPSSPPPSSPHPLELELSNVKEILESLMDLQFHQLNDRQRHLRICQGCLQNLKALRGDLRRLQSRLTRVEATMGILVPPRELDVEEEKEEDKNQIVLHP, encoded by the exons atgttggtgccaagatcccttccagaaccttgcatcaccaatgacattctggggagagagctcaatgaggaaacgtcggtgccaggatcccttccagaacctcacGTCCCCACTGATATTATGGAgcaagagctcaatgaggaaacgtcggtgccaagatcccttccagaacCTTGCATCCACACTGATATTCTGGAGGGAGAACTCAATGAGGCAACttcagtgccaggatcccttccagcttctcatg GCCCTGCTGCATGTCTCCGCTCCCCTGGGTCCGGTTCATTATCATCTTCTGCCTCGCTGGAAGttggctccatcccaccctccacctccacctcttctttcctcctgcatccctcttcccctcctccttcttccccacATCCTCTAGAGCTGGAACTCAGCAATGTAAAAGAAATCCTGGagagtttgatggatttgcaattccatcagctgaatgacc gccaaagacaCCTCCGCATCTGCCAGGGATGTTTGCAAAacctcaaggcactgaggggagaTCTCcgaagactgcagagcagactgacaagggtggaagccactatggggatcctggttcctccaagggagctggatgttgaggaggaaaaagaggaagacAAAAACCAGATAGTGCTTCATCCAtag